One genomic region from Onychostoma macrolepis isolate SWU-2019 chromosome 23, ASM1243209v1, whole genome shotgun sequence encodes:
- the g3bp2b gene encoding ras GTPase-activating protein-binding protein 2 codes for MVMEKPSPLLVGREFVRQYYTLLNKAPDYLHRFYGRSSSYVHGGLDGSGKPEEAVYGQAEIHKKVMSLQFSECHTKIRHVDAHATLGDGVVVQVMGELSNSGRPMRRFMQTFVLAPEGSAVNKFYVHNDIFRYEEEVFGDSEAELGESEEEEVEEEQVETRASPDPAPDRPSSSTYYEPPAPPVSNGVEEQQEEAVPEAEPEPQPEANQETEAELNLEAELQVAEAEPEEEEKLPEEERGSTPGIALTPPPQTPDPPKAFSWALVTSKNLPPAGAGVSPLVVKAVSVQPRMEVKQDGQSLPRDQRRERPGFPPRGPRADGSGSDTPGGKQYVSFKGRGDGDAGDTEGRRSVRYPDSHQLFVGNLPHDIDEGELKDFFMTFGNVVEMRINTKGVGGKLPNFGFVVFDDSEPVQSILGAKPIMFRGEVRLNVEEKKTRAARERETRGAAEGRRGPRGPLGNSAGRASSRGGMSRFTGPRR; via the exons atggTGATGGAGAAGCCGAGCCCCCTGCTCGTAGGACGCGAGTTTGTGCGGCAGTACTACACGCTCCTGAATAAAGCGCCGGATTACCTGCACAG GTTTTACGGCCGGAGCTCCTCGTATGTTCACGGCGGTCTGGACGGCAGCGGGAAGCCGGAGGAGGCTGTGTACGGTCAGGCG gaGATCCATAAGAAGGTGATGTCTCTGCAGTTCAGTGAGTGCCACACTAAGATCCGGCACGTGGACGCTCATGCGACGCTGGGGGACGGGGTGGTGGTGCAGGTGATGGGCGAGCTGTCCAACAGCGGCCGACCCATGAGGAGGTTCATGCAGACGTTTGTGCTCGCTCCggag GGCTCTGCTGTCAATAAGTTCTATGTGCACAATGACATCTTCCGCTATGAAGAGGAGGTGTTTGGAGACTCTGAGGCTGAGCTGGGAG AGTCTGAGGAAGAGGAGGTCGAGGAAGAGCAGGTAGAGACTCGCGCTTCCCCTGACCCGGCTCCGGACCGGCCCAGCAGCAGCACCTACTACGAGCCGCCGGCGCCACCCGTCAG CAATGGAGTCGAGGAGCAGCAGGAGGAGGCGGTGCCTGAGGCGGAGCCAGAGCCCCAGCCTGAGGCCAATCAGGAGACTGAGGCGGAGCTTAACCTGGAAGCAGAGCTGCAGGTGGCTGAGGCGGAgccagaggaggaggagaaactaccggaggaggagagaggctcCACCCCTGGCATCGCTCTGACTCCGCCCCCTCAGACCCCAGACCCGCCCAAG GCGTTCTCCTGGGCTCTGGTGACCAGTAAGAATCTTCCTCCGGCCGGCGCTGGAGTCTCTCCTCTCGTGGTGAAAGCGGTCAGTGTTCAG ccACGGATGGAGGTCAAACAGGACGGTCAGTCATTACCCAGAGATCAGCGGCGCGAGAGACCAGGCTTCCCTCCACGAGGACCACGAGcag ACGGCAGCGGCTCAGACACTCCGGGTGGGAAACAGTACGTCAGTTTTAAGG gccGCGGCGACGGTGATGCCGGTGACACAGAGGGCCGCCGGTCCGTTCGTTATCCAGACAGTCATCAGCTCTTCGTTGGAAATCTTCCTCACGACATTGATGAGGGCGAGCTGAAAGACTTCTTCATGA CGTTTGGGAACGTGGTGGAGATGAGGATCAACACCAAAGGCGTCGGAGGGAAGCTGCCCAACTTCGGTTTCGTGGTGTTCGACGACTCTGAGCCGGTGCAGAGCATTCTGGGAGCCAAG CCCATCATGTTCCGTGGGGAGGTGCGTCTGAACGTGGAGGAGAAGAAGACCAGAGCGGCGCGTGAGCGGGAGACCAGGGGAGCGGCGGAGGGCCGGCGCGGGCCCCGGGGCCCGCTGGGGAACAGCGCGGGCCGAGCCTCCTCCAGGGGCGGGATGAGCCGCTTCACGGGCCCTCGCCGCTGA